The DNA region ATCGAATCACAATGCGCGGAAGCACCTCCGGCGAACATCACCAGGATCCCCGTCAGCAGAACACCCGTCGCCCGCGCGAGTCCGATTCCTTGTTTCCTCTTCATGGCTTACACTCCCTTTCTCTCCATTCCATGCTGCCGGCCACATGGCCGCCAACCAAGTCTCAGGATTCGCAAAGCGGTTGCGAACCGTTCTTGTCGTCGAGCAGATCCGTGATGGTCGTGGAGGCGAACGCCTTCTCCGTACGCGCCAGATCTTCGTCCAACTTCCGGTGCAGGGCACAAAGGTCCGAACCGTGGGTCGCCAGACCCAACGGGCACGATTGGATTCGCTGCAGAGGATCCACCGCGTTGACAACTTCGAGAACACGGATATCCGCCGGATCCCGAGCGAGGCGAAATCCCCCGCCCCGTCCCGGGCTCGAGGTCACGAGACCGGCACGGGTGAGTTTCTGGAGCACCTTGGACAAGTAGCCGCCAGGCACCTGGATGGCCTCCGAGATCTTCTTCGTGCCCTGCTGCTCATCGGGCTGGCGAGCCAGCCAGACCACCGCCCGAAGTGCGTATTCCGTCGTCTGGGAGATCATCATCGTGATTTCACCTCCTTCATCCCAATATAGCTTACTAAAACCTTGACGTCCAGGTTTATATTGCTAAATTGATCCGTACGAAGACAACCAGGGTGATTTATTTGTATCGCCCGAGCGGCATTCGAACTGGAGGAAGACTGCATGGCTATATCGATCGACAGCACTGTCGGCGAGCTCGTCGCCGAGGGAATTCACCGGGCACGGGTCTTCGAGACCTATGGCATCGACTACTGCTGCGGAGGCAAGACGCCCCTATCGACGGCCTGCCAGAACGCGGGTTGTTCGCCGAATGACGTCGTCGCATCTCTTGGCGACGCCGACCGGCAAGCGGCCGAATCCGGTTCGGACGCGACCGACTGGCAAGCGGTCAGCCTGACAAAGCTCACCACGCACATCGTCGACACCCACCATGCGTTCATGAAGCGGGAACTCCCCCGGATCGCGGATCTCCTGGCTAAGGTGCGGAACGCCCATGAGGGGCACCATCCGGAGCTTGCAGATCTGGCGGGCGTCTACGGCGCCCTGCGGGCCGAGATCGAGGCCCATCTCGGGAAGGAGGAGCAGGTGCTGTTCCCCCTGATCCAGGAGATGGAGGCGACCCGTCAGGCCGGCAACGCCCATTGCGGGTCCGTGAACAACCCCATTCGCGTCATGGAACACGAGCACGACAACGCCGGGGCCGCCCTGGCGAAGATGCGGGAGCTGACCGACGACTACACCGTCCCGGCGGACGGCTGCGCCACCTTCGCGGCCATGCTCGATGGGCTTGCCGCCATCGAACGCGACCTTCACATCCACATCCACAAGGAGAACAACATCCTCCATCCCCGCGCCGCCCGGCTCGAGAGCGACCTCCTCGACGCCGCCCGAGGCCGGGCGTGATACCGAAAGGAAGGGAACGACGTCATGCAATACCGTAAGCTCTGGTTGACCTTCGCCATCGTGGTGGTGGCCTCTTTCGCGGTGCTGGGCTGGTTCGGCCGCGAGATCTACAGGCAGGCCCCGCCCGTTCCCGATCAGGTCGTCACCACCGACGGCCGTGTGCTGTTCACCGGCCAGGATATACGCGACGGGCAGAACGTCTGGCAGTCCACCGGCGGCCAGGAGCTCGGCACGGTGTGGGGACACGGCGCCTACGTGGCCCCCGACTGGTCCGCCGACTGGCTTCATCGCGAGGCGGTGTATATCCGCGATCAGTGGGCGCGCGAGGACTTCGGAGCTGAGTTCGACGCGCTCGGTCCCGAGAACCAAGCCGCCCTCGAAGCGCGGCTCCAGGGCCTGCTGCGGGTGAACACCTACGACCCGCAGTCCGGCGACCTCGTCGTCTCGGCCGAACGGGCGGCGGCCATGGCCGCCGTCGCCGATCATTACCGGAGCCTTTTCGGAGACGACCCGGCGCTGGCCGACCTCCGCGATTCCTACGCCATGCGCACGCCCACGGTGGAAGGGGCCGACCGGCTGGACGACCTGACCGCGTTCTTCTTCTGGGCTTCGTGGGCCTGCGTGACCGAGCGACCGGGCTCCGAGGTCACCTACTCCAACAACTGGCCCCCCGACGCCACGGTGGGCAACCGCCCCACCGGCGCCCTCATCCTGTGGACGGGCTTCTCGGTGATCCTCCTGCTGGCCGGCATCGCCGCCCTCGGCTGGTACTACGCGGCCAACCGCGACGACGAACTCGACCCGGCCACCCTGCCGGGCGCAGATCCGCTGACGGCCCTCAAGCCAACCCCCTCGATGCAGGCGACCCTCAAGTACTTCTGGATCGTGTGCGCGCTGTTCGTGGTCCAGATCATCGCCGGCGTGGTCACCGCCCACTTCGGCGTCGAGGGCACGGGCTTCTACGGCCTGAGCCTGGACAACATCCTGCCCTACAGCGTGGCCCGCACCTGGCACGTGCAGCTGGGCATCTTCTGGATCGCAACGTCCTGGCTCGCGACCGGTCTGTTCATCGGTCCGGCCGTCTCCGGCCATGAGCCGCGATTCCAGCGCCTGGGCGTGAACGTGCTCTTCGGCGCGCTGATCGTCGTAGTGGGCGGCTCGCTGGTCGGCCAGTGGCTGGGAGTCATGCAGAAGCTGGGACTCGTAGAGAACTTCTGGTTCGGCCACCAGGGCTACGAGTACGTCGACCTCGGTCGTCTGTGGCAGATCCTGTTGCTGGTGGGCCTGCTGCTCTGGCTGCTGCTGATGGTGCGCGCCCTGCTGCCGGCCCTGCGCAAGAACGACGAGAACCGCGCCCTGCTGACCATGCTCGTCATCTCGTGCGTAGCGATCGCCGGCT from bacterium includes:
- a CDS encoding Rrf2 family transcriptional regulator; the encoded protein is MISQTTEYALRAVVWLARQPDEQQGTKKISEAIQVPGGYLSKVLQKLTRAGLVTSSPGRGGGFRLARDPADIRVLEVVNAVDPLQRIQSCPLGLATHGSDLCALHRKLDEDLARTEKAFASTTITDLLDDKNGSQPLCES
- the ric gene encoding iron-sulfur cluster repair di-iron protein, with the translated sequence MAISIDSTVGELVAEGIHRARVFETYGIDYCCGGKTPLSTACQNAGCSPNDVVASLGDADRQAAESGSDATDWQAVSLTKLTTHIVDTHHAFMKRELPRIADLLAKVRNAHEGHHPELADLAGVYGALRAEIEAHLGKEEQVLFPLIQEMEATRQAGNAHCGSVNNPIRVMEHEHDNAGAALAKMRELTDDYTVPADGCATFAAMLDGLAAIERDLHIHIHKENNILHPRAARLESDLLDAARGRA
- a CDS encoding nitric-oxide reductase large subunit — protein: MQYRKLWLTFAIVVVASFAVLGWFGREIYRQAPPVPDQVVTTDGRVLFTGQDIRDGQNVWQSTGGQELGTVWGHGAYVAPDWSADWLHREAVYIRDQWAREDFGAEFDALGPENQAALEARLQGLLRVNTYDPQSGDLVVSAERAAAMAAVADHYRSLFGDDPALADLRDSYAMRTPTVEGADRLDDLTAFFFWASWACVTERPGSEVTYSNNWPPDATVGNRPTGALILWTGFSVILLLAGIAALGWYYAANRDDELDPATLPGADPLTALKPTPSMQATLKYFWIVCALFVVQIIAGVVTAHFGVEGTGFYGLSLDNILPYSVARTWHVQLGIFWIATSWLATGLFIGPAVSGHEPRFQRLGVNVLFGALIVVVGGSLVGQWLGVMQKLGLVENFWFGHQGYEYVDLGRLWQILLLVGLLLWLLLMVRALLPALRKNDENRALLTMLVISCVAIAGFYGAGLMWGRQTNLAMAEYWRWWVVHLWVEGFFEVFATVVIAFLFVRLGLLPVRLATAAALFSTNVFLAGGIIGTFHHLYFSGTPTAVLALGATFSALEVVPLVLLGFEAYHNLKISKATEWLRAYKWPIYCFVAVAFWNLVGAGIFGFLINPPIALYYMQGLNTTPVHGHTALFGVYGMLGIGLMLFVLKGLAARRVWKDGVIRFAFWSINIGLLLMVLISVLPVGLAQTLASVKHGLWYARSAEFMQQDYLQTLRWLRVIGDTIFAVGVLALAYFVAGLKTGWSLKLGHDLPERTSHE